The Alicyclobacillus vulcanalis DNA segment GCCTCGTCGAGGATATCGACATCGACCACATCGTGATGCGCGACATCAGCGGTGCGGCCATCACGTTTGACGATGGTTACGTGGACAACGGCGCCGACACATCGTCGCTGCAGGCGCCGGGGCCGAACTCGTACGTGCCACAGTTTGAGAACATCACGTTTTCCAACGTGTCGTGCGAGTACGCGGGCCAGTCCATCTACATGAACGGGCTCCCGAACGCGCCGATCTCCAACATCACGCTGAACGACGTGGACATCACCGCCGCGCAGGCGCCGCAGATTCAGAACACCTCGAACCTTGTGGAGCATCAGGTGCAGATCCAGTCGGGCGTGACCATGCTCGGCGAGATCCCGCACTGAGAGACAGAAGACCAGGCAAAGGCCGAGGCGCGCCTGGCGCCTCCGGCCTCTTACGGGTGCAGGGGCGAAGCGCCCCCAGCGGGGCGTCTGCGAGCCAGATTGCTCCGCATCGTTCCGTGGCCTCATCGGACGTGGATGAAGGTCACGAGCCCTCCCATCATGTCCACCTCGTCGTCTGGGTTCATCATGTGATCGAGGATGTGGCAGTGAAACATCCAATCCCCCCTGACGTTTGCCACAAATTCCACATCGGCCGTCTCACCTGGCGCGATGGCGAGCACGTTCATCGGCCGCGGCTTGGCGAGGGGGTGCCCGTCTTCCGCCAGCAGCCAAAACGTCGTCTCGTGCAGGTGCATGGCGTGGTAGCACATCCCGCTCGCGTTGACGATGCGCAGCACCACGCGGCTGCCGTACGGCACCGTCAGTTCGGGCGCGTCGGGATACGGCTTGCCGTCCAGGCCAAACGCGTTTTCGGTGGTCGATCCGTCCACCATCCACGCGTCGATCTCGAAGAGCGCGTCCACCTTCGCCTGGGGATAAAGGGATCCCCGGGCCGGATCGACGAGCAGCACCCCGTGCAGTCCTTGGTCGATCTCGCTGGCCATATCCGTGCCGCTCTCGTACAGGTGGGTGCCCACCATCTGTGGCGTCACGGTGAAGCTGTACAGGCGTTCGCCGCCCGGAGGGATGGGGGATTCGGTGACGTCTCCGATTCCCAACTGCGACGCCGGCAGATCGAGGCCCTGGATGTGCAGCGTGGTGGGCTCGTTCAGCTCGTTTCTCAGGAGGATTTGGACGCGATCGCCCACGCGCACGCGGAGGACCGGGCCAGGCACTTGGCCGTTGTAGCCGCACGCGACGACCGCTTTGCCGGGGTACAAATACCAGTTCACCTGGCTCGCGGTGAGGGTGAATCGCTTGATGTCGCCGGAGAGGATCTGTGGCTTCAGGCCTTCTTCGTCCATGACCCGGACAGCGTCAGCCTGTTGTTGGCGAATGACCTCGGGCGTGATCGACAGCGGGCCTGCGTCCGGCACGCCTTCGGGCGCGGGCAGGGCGCCCATGGTGCTCGTCGGCGCCATCGACATCGTCGACGCCGCGGACGCGTTCCCGGCGTGGAAGAACGGCGCGGCGAGGGCGGAACTGAGGGCGAGCCCCGCCGCGATGCCAAGGCCCGTCGCAAAGCCTGACATGCGTCTTCTCATGGCGCACCTCCTCACGGGACGACGTGGATGAGCGTCATCATGCCGCCGACGAGATCGGTCGGATCGTTGGGGTTGATGAGCGAGCTCGCCACGGTGTCGTAGAACGGGAAGGTCCCGGTTCGGTCGGCCGTGAATTCGACATCGACCGTTTCGCTTGGCGCGATGGACACCACGCTGACGGTCTGTGGATCGGGCTGGGGCTGCCCATCCTGCGCCGCAACCGTCAGGTCGTAGCCGTCCAGGGTCATGGCGTGGAACGTCTCAGCACAGGCGTTGACGATGCGCATGTAGACGGTCGTGCCGCGCTTCACGGTGAGCTGCGGCGTGTCCGGGTAGGCCTTGCCGTTGATGAGGAACGTGTTCTCGTTGTCCGAGCCGTTCTGCTTGCCGGCCCCGAGCACGAAGAGCACGTCCCGCACGTGGCGCATGGCAGGCGGCGTGGTCCTGGGATCGACGATGATCACGCCGTTCAAGCCGGCGTCCACCTGGTAGTCATCGTCGTAGTGGCTGTGATACCAGTGCGTGCCGACCATCTGGTTGGTCACGGTAAACCGGTAGATGAACGTGCCGCCCGGCGGAATGGCGGGCGCAGGAAAGCCGGGCACGCCGTCCATGTCGTTGGGCACCGCCAGGCCATGCCAGTGGACCGTCGTCGGCTCCGGCAGATCGTTGTGCACGACGATCTCGACGCGATCGCCCACGCGGACGCGGATGAGCGGGCCAGGCACCTGGCCGTTGTACCCCCACGCCCAGAGGTTCACGTTGCGGTAGAAGTTCCAGGCGAAACGAGAGGCGGTGAGCGTGAACTCCTTCACGCCGCCGGGCAGCACGCGGGGCTTGAGCGAGACCTCGTTCATCAGGTTGACAGCGTCTTTGCTCTCTTGTAGGATTTGGGCATTCGTCAGGTTGGGCAGCGAGGCTGTCGACGGTTGGGCGTCGGCGCTGGATGGCATGGCCATCGGCGCCGTGCTGTTGGCGGCTTGCGCGTCGGTGTGGCTCAAGGCCGCGTAGCCAAGCGCGCAGGCGATCACGGCCGAGGCGCTCCAGGCCGCGGCGCGCGCCGCCCGGCGAAGGAATGCGCGTCGCAAGGTCAGGACCTCCATCGATCGATTTCATGTTCAACAAGCATGATGCATGTCGAGCGTGAAGCGCACGTGCCGTGGATGTAAACGCTATGTAAATTTTGAGGAGGCTTGCTCATGTGGTGGTTGCGAGGATTCGGGATGTCCCACGGATTCTTTTCGCACAGCTACGG contains these protein-coding regions:
- a CDS encoding multicopper oxidase family protein; this translates as MRRRMSGFATGLGIAAGLALSSALAAPFFHAGNASAASTMSMAPTSTMGALPAPEGVPDAGPLSITPEVIRQQQADAVRVMDEEGLKPQILSGDIKRFTLTASQVNWYLYPGKAVVACGYNGQVPGPVLRVRVGDRVQILLRNELNEPTTLHIQGLDLPASQLGIGDVTESPIPPGGERLYSFTVTPQMVGTHLYESGTDMASEIDQGLHGVLLVDPARGSLYPQAKVDALFEIDAWMVDGSTTENAFGLDGKPYPDAPELTVPYGSRVVLRIVNASGMCYHAMHLHETTFWLLAEDGHPLAKPRPMNVLAIAPGETADVEFVANVRGDWMFHCHILDHMMNPDDEVDMMGGLVTFIHVR
- a CDS encoding multicopper oxidase family protein — its product is MRRAFLRRAARAAAWSASAVIACALGYAALSHTDAQAANSTAPMAMPSSADAQPSTASLPNLTNAQILQESKDAVNLMNEVSLKPRVLPGGVKEFTLTASRFAWNFYRNVNLWAWGYNGQVPGPLIRVRVGDRVEIVVHNDLPEPTTVHWHGLAVPNDMDGVPGFPAPAIPPGGTFIYRFTVTNQMVGTHWYHSHYDDDYQVDAGLNGVIIVDPRTTPPAMRHVRDVLFVLGAGKQNGSDNENTFLINGKAYPDTPQLTVKRGTTVYMRIVNACAETFHAMTLDGYDLTVAAQDGQPQPDPQTVSVVSIAPSETVDVEFTADRTGTFPFYDTVASSLINPNDPTDLVGGMMTLIHVVP